The following coding sequences lie in one Eremothecium sinecaudum strain ATCC 58844 chromosome IV, complete sequence genomic window:
- the RPN7 gene encoding proteasome regulatory particle lid subunit RPN7 (Syntenic homolog of Ashbya gossypii ADR027W; Syntenic homolog of Saccharomyces cerevisiae YPR108W (RPN7)) translates to MSDDEGNYVEPTVNKVPNYEVSEHAFILTQRRLSARHADSLKFVMEKIKEEKMAPYYKYLCEEYLPNGMLKWDQQLYDSLTDLNTQDITELKEHLQEIEEKDEGELEKAQCWIKLGEYYAQIGDRTNAEETLTEAMNKAVSMGAKIDIMLTITRLGFFYDDQMFVKEKLAQINAMIEKGGDWERRNRYKTYKGIHCLAIRDFKQAANLLVDSLATFTCVELTSYENIATYASVAGLYALERVDLKAKVVDSPELLSLMSTTPALQSITSLTISLYTSEYSSYFPYLLETYDNVLIPCKYLSRHADYFVREMRRKVYAQLLESYKTLSIKSMANIFGVSVEFLDKDLSKFIPNKQLNCIIDRVNGIVETNRPDNKNAQYHQLIKNGDSLLTKLQRYGAAVRLTGTDRST, encoded by the coding sequence ATGTCAGACGACGAGGGAAATTACGTTGAGCCTACCGTTAACAAGGTTCCAAATTATGAGGTTTCTGAACATGCATTTATACTTACACAACGAAGACTATCTGCACGCCACGCAGATTCATTAAAATTTGTAATGGAAAAGATTAAAGAGGAAAAGATGGCGCCATACTATAAGTATTTATGTGAGGAATATCTTCCTAATGGCATGCTGAAGTGGGACCAACAATTATACGACTCTTTAACGGACTTGAATACGCAAGATATTACTGAATTGAAGGAGCATTTACAGGAGATAGAGGAGAAGGACGAAGGAGAATTAGAAAAGGCACAGTGCTGGATTAAGCTAGGTGAGTATTATGCTCAGATCGGTGATCGTACCAATGCAGAAGAAACCTTAACGGAAGCAATGAACAAAGCTGTATCAATGGGCGCTAAGATTGATATTATGCTCACTATAACAAGATTAGGGTTCTTCTACGATGACCAGATGTTTGTGAAAGAAAAATTAGCTCAAATAAACGCTATGATTGAAAAAGGAGGTGATTGGGAGAGACGCAATAGATATAAGACATACAAGGGTATCCATTGCCTTGCGATTAGAGATTTCAAACAGGCGGCAAACTTATTAGTCGACTCATTAGCAACATTTACTTGCGTTGAATTAACATCTTATGAGAATATCGCTACCTATGCGTCTGTGGCAGGTTTGTATGCGCTTGAAAGAGTTGATCTAAAGGCAAAAGTCGTCGATTCTCCCGAATTATTGTCATTGATGTCAACTACTCCAGCCTTACAGTCTATTACTTCATTAACGATTTCATTATACACCTCTGAGTATTCCAGTTATTTCCCGTACTTATTAGAAACTTACGACAACGTTCTCATCCCATGTAAGTATCTAAGCAGGCATGCTGATTACTTTGTCAGAGAAATGAGAAGAAAAGTTTATGCTCAATTGTTGGAATCATACAAAACCTTATCTATAAAATCCATGGCTAACATATTTGGTGTGTCAGTTGAGTTTCTAGACAAAGACTTGAGTAAATTCATTCCAAACAAACAGTTGAACTGCATCATTGACCGTGTCAATGGTATTGTTGAGACGAATAGACCTGACAATAAGAACGCACAATACCACCAGTTGATAAAAAATGGAGACAGTTTATTAACAAAGTTACAAAGATATGGGGCTGCTGTGAGATTAACTGGTACTGACCGTTCAACCTAA
- the CWC21 gene encoding U2-type spliceosomal complex subunit CWC21 (Syntenic homolog of Ashbya gossypii AGL263W; Syntenic homolog of Saccharomyces cerevisiae YDR482C (CWC21)) → MSYNGIGLKTAKGSSTSGYVVKSLADNNEKRDAKNYQSRQYRNTKEQTSVGTKVTNVRNVDNSISQRNSKREVEVKVSELRDRLEDEGNDDEDVIDVKCNELRSKLLSQMNESQQISNAYIPRSQRDSK, encoded by the coding sequence ATGTCATACAATGGAATTGGTCTTAAAACGGCTAAAGGTTCATCAACTTCCGGGTACGTAGTAAAGTCGCTGGCTGACAACAATGAAAAGAGAGATGCGAAAAATTATCAATCGAGGCAATACAGGAACACTAAGGAACAAACGAGTGTCGGCACTAAGGTGACCAACGTGCGCAATGTTGATAACAGTATATCGCAAAGAAATAGCAAGCGAGAAGTGGAAGTAAAAGTCAGTGAGTTGCGAGACCGACTAGAAGACGAAGGAAATGACGACGAAGATGTCATTGACGTCAAATGCAATGAGCTACGTAGTAAGCTTTTATCACAAATGAACGAAAGTCAGCAGATATCAAACGCCTACATTCCTCGAAGTCAACGCGATAGCAAGTAG
- the SPO11 gene encoding DNA topoisomerase (ATP-hydrolyzing) (Syntenic homolog of Ashbya gossypii ADR025W; Syntenic homolog of Saccharomyces cerevisiae YHL022C (SPO11)), which produces MLKPSLHDLMVDNSNRLQLHSALRNVSVRRIQLGPLITKDRIFSEIGTVLSLTKNAIQLSNNYVEIRIEKIGGKYSRVEYPARSLSGSSAANRAAVFLSILKTVQAKVNSNETTTVRDLYYANVELYRNQKVVADWIKTLEGCFGVEKSAFRVVAAQKGKFCSPVELTIDNESYLGTNLVPYLSQNSIIYCTEWQHIEMIMVVEKDAVFHRLSQDPKYCYNKILITGKGYPDVLSVTFLRQLIQATPKHITFHVLADSDPYGIDIVQKYCQGVGFPFSNKLNYSGIFIRDLLENTRLTIGTLGCGLLLNLSRRDWNMSQRMLVVLSDKRAPSSNTVSDNNRAIIRRELQWQLIFFKKGEMNSVI; this is translated from the coding sequence ATGCTAAAGCCTTCTCTACATGACCTCATGGTGGACAATAGCAACCGGTTGCAGTTGCATTCCGCTTTACGAAACGTTTCTGTGCGAAGAATACAGTTGGGGCCTTTAATTACTAAAGATCGTATATTTAGTGAAATAGGAACAGTATTATCTCTTACAAAGAATGCAATTCAGCTAAGTAATAATTATGTTGAGATAAGAATCGAAAAAATTGGTGGGAAGTACTCCAGAGTCGAATATCCCGCTCGAAGCCTTTCAGGCTCATCGGCAGCTAATAGAGCGGCGGTATTTTTAAGTATTCTTAAAACGGTACAGGCTAAAGTGAATTCCAATGAAACCACAACCGTTAGAGATTTATATTACGCAAATGTGGAACTGTATAGAAATCAGAAAGTTGTTGCTGATTGGATCAAAACGCTAGAAGGCTGTTTTGGAGTAGAAAAGTCTGCATTTCGTGTTGTTGCAGCTCAAAAAGGTAAATTCTGTTCGCCGGTGGAACTTACAATTGATAATGAAAGTTATCTGGGAACTAATCTAGTTCCATACTTATCTCAAAACAGCATAATATATTGTACTGAATGGCAGCACATAGAAATGATAATGGTGGTAGAAAAAGATGCGGTCTTCCATAGATTGTCACAAGATCCGAAATATTGCTATAATAAGATCCTAATAACGGGAAAAGGGTATCCAGATGTACTGTCTGTCACTTTCTTACGTCAATTGATACAAGCTACTCCAAAACATATTACATTTCATGTACTTGCAGACAGTGATCCCTATGGGATAGACATTGTGCAGAAATATTGTCAAGGCGTAGGTTTCCCATTTAGTAACAAGCTGAACTACAGCGGAATCTTCATTAGGGATCTATTGGAGAATACCAGATTGACAATTGGTACTTTAGGTTGTGGTCTTTTATTAAATTTATCAAGAAGAGATTGGAATATGTCACAAAGAATGCTTGTAGTATTGAGTGATAAGAGAGCCCCCAGTAGTAACACAGTTAGCGACAACAATAGAGCAATAATACGAAGAGAACTCCAATGGCAGCtgatattttttaaaaaaggGGAAATGAACTCAGTGATATAG
- a CDS encoding HDR025Wp (Syntenic homolog of Ashbya gossypii AGL262C; Syntenic homolog of Ashbya gossypii NOHBY713; No homolog in Saccharomyces cerevisiae; Syntenic homolog of Kluyveromyces lactis KLLA0B10076g), translated as MCVVAVAASTVRNTSSTAAASDTASSVAMRHRAHAPKTELIYSAQYKRISIPELLNHDSSTAAPKKEQVEQRTKKMLGAPVKSEAVPAPNIPTAFASPRSNTPSPSSVARRPQGRPITQKLVGMFTIYDCKEDLILDLVRTECLQLLRGPSAPIVKRPNVSCLQKIIDLKEPTIYDQLKIQFQTDDTLQFIKLIRDHKGKLLRLETVPCNESQINIDFIKRNVCYPRYKSNMKFYLIRSDSLQNKFIYYHNRGTFEREKHLIDLNIEVWVR; from the coding sequence ATGTGTGTTGTAGCAGTCGCTGCCTCAACTGTCCGTAATACATCTTCTACCGCAGCAGCAAGTGATACAGCTTCAAGTGTCGCGATGCGTCATCGGGCCCATGCTCCAAAGACAGAGCTTATTTATTCTGCGCAATACAAGCGTATTTCTATACCCGAGCTACTAAACCACGATTCATCCACTGCCGCACCCAAGAAGGAGCAGGTAGAACAGCGGACCAAGAAGATGCTTGGCGCTCCGGTGAAGAGCGAGGCGGTGCCGGCACCTAACATTCCTACCGCTTTCGCATCGCCAAGATCCAACACCCCTAGCCCCAGCTCTGTGGCGAGGAGGCCTCAGGGCAGGCCCATCACACAGAAGTTAGTTGGTATGTTTACGATTTATGATTGCAAAGAAGACCTGATTCTCGATCTTGTAAGGACAGAGTGCTTACAACTACTAAGGGGGCCTTCTGCACCAATCGTGAAGAGACCTAACGTTTCATGCCTCCAAAAAATCATTGACTTAAAAGAACCTACAATATACGACCAACTAAAGATACAGTTTCAGACGGATGATACCCTTCAGTTTATTAAACTTATCAGAGATCACAAAGGGAAGTTGCTTCGCTTGGAAACCGTTCCTTGCAATGAATCCCAGATTAATATAGACTTCATTAAGAGAAACGTTTGCTATCCAAGATACAAGTCGAATATGAAATTCTACTTAATAAGGAGTGACTCGTTACAAAATAAGTTCATCTATTATCACAACCGCGGGACATTTGAAAGGGAAAAGCATCTGATAGACCTGAACATCGAGGTCTGGGTTAGATAA
- the NNF2 gene encoding Nnf2p (Syntenic homolog of Ashbya gossypii ADR028W; Syntenic homolog of Saccharomyces cerevisiae YGR089W (NNF2)), producing the protein MEEQRPSLHSHLYKHQWADTITLLLVCLSFNILTVSCLLIVFILATTSQNFISLWLSVSNSTKYIIDGVDIFDRANTEQKVPTVSGKNSKKALVSKNQQVFSAGYDKPPGWSFGRRYLGLEIVLAWIFYGLRTQYFMIPIENFAISIIASTLINDKIDTLKHAVLCSILYIICTKLLEMPTNDTSISSMFSENLPVGMKPLKFINALNPIPILIRHVPFLKYALSFHIVAQFYVNIKCFVFKPIHLFYNTDMEVYGNAAEIATTVTGTGANTKLINLKGIAANEISGAHSAAVIDLSPIQQTSTYSSNFTSASSKTPVSYLTSFVDEVNISQFPLDAVDTNDTVNEHYNISLNYGEDQPVFDLIRAITDANIGTFIYKLFKDKNKYPLPPLWSMFTAFKIMWFKKTCLTKDTVNFNSSVCSSHVNDYNTLNIIPKTCSANCSVCITSIGSTSITFCIDNITNGELIILVNGVIWPQVFCAEDDNYPRRLHTLVSGLIPSSLFEVQFIKSSSFQNCKIVDLVIRTQSTGNKNSLSFPSTCERASLSPQMTLKHSIITTNKLLLEERSKLKKTKKEMGRKLNGLRQEIDQIKGKIASNVSQDEKTTFKIDNLKNTLQQAAAHVAQLEATLYDLTAEEVPLKAEYLKSKEIVHQKKLEYNKQEALYNKDLQNFSATLGRLKHEIQQASTKKEKLLAKQEKLITELQPFDDQFLKFKDVFTKQYGIVRNKFIQLRLREANELEMEIKGLEQDISRLEEEYAALNHLMQPVKFSDSTLILK; encoded by the coding sequence ATGGAGGAACAGCGTCCGTCTCTCCACAGTCACCTTTACAAACATCAGTGGGCTGATACTATAACGCTGTTGCTTGTATGCCTCTCTTTCAATATCTTAACAGTTTCGTGCCTTCTAATAGTATTTATTCTTGCTACCACCTCGCAGAATTTCATTTCTTTATGGCTTTCGGTTTCTAACTCAACAAAATACATTATAGATGGTGTTGATATATTTGATAGAGCCAATACTGAACAAAAGGTGCCAACTGTGAGTGGTAAGAATTCCAAAAAGGCGTTGGTATCAAAGAATCAACAGGTATTCTCAGCGGGATATGATAAGCCGCCTGGGTGGAGTTTTGGCCGTCGTTATTTAGGATTGGAGATTGTGTTGGCTTGGATATTTTATGGACTTCGAACACAATATTTTATGATACCCATTGAGAACTTTGCAATATCTATCATTGCTAGCACGCTAATAAACGACAAGATAGACACACTAAAGCATGCAGTATTATGCTCCATCCTCTATATTATTTGTACGAAACTATTAGAGATGCCTACCAATGATACAAGCATTTCATCTATGTTTTCTGAGAACTTACCAGTGGGCATGAAACCGCTCAAATTTATTAATGCATTGAACCCAATTCCAATCTTAATACGTCATGTACCTTTTCTGAAGTATGCTCTATCATTCCATATTGTTGCTCAATTTTATGTGAACATTAAATGTTTTGTTTTTAAACCAATTCATTTGTTTTACAACACTGATATGGAGGTTTATGGTAATGCAGCAGAAATTGCTACAACTGTTACGGGTACAGGAGCCAATACTAAATTGATAAACTTAAAAGGCATTGCTGCGAATGAAATCTCAGGGGCACATTCAGCTGCTGTGATCGACCTTTCTCCAATACAACAAACGTCAACATATTCTTCTAACTTTACTTCGGCTAGTTCCAAAACCCCAGTTTCTTACCTTACATCGTTCGTGGATGAAGTGAACATTTCACAATTCCCTCTAGATGCGGTAGACACAAATGATACCGTCAATGAACACTACAATATATCATTGAATTACGGTGAAGACCAACCGGTGTTTGATTTGATACGGGCTATCACTGATGCTAATATAGGTACTTTTATCTATAAACTTTTCAAGGATAAAAACAAATACCCTTTGCCTCCATTGTGGTCCATGTTTACTGCTTTTAAGATAATGTGGTTTAAGAAAACTTGCCTAACGAAAGATACCGTGAACTTTAACAGTAGTGTCTGCTCCTCACATGTCAATGATTACAATACATTAAACATTATTCCTAAAACATGTTCTGCAAATTGCAGCGTATGCATAACATCTATCGGCTCTACAAGTATAACGTTTTGTATTGACAATATAACTAATGGGGAACTAATCATCCTTGTTAACGGGGTAATATGGCCTCAAGTATTCTGTGCAGAAGACGACAACTACCCAAGAAGGCTGCATACATTAGTAAGCGGTCTTATTCCCTCATCTTTATTCGAAGTTCAATTTATTAAAAGCAgctcttttcaaaattgCAAAATAGTGGACTTAGTTATAAGAACACAATCTACAGGCAACAAGAATAGTTTAAGTTTTCCCTCAACGTGCGAAAGGGCTTCATTATCGCCTCAAATGACGTTAAAGCACTCGATAATCACTACCAATAAATTACTTCTCGAGGAACGGTCaaaattaaagaaaacgAAGAAGGAAATGGGAAGGAAACTTAACGGATTGCGACAGGAAATAGACCAGATTAAGGGAAAAATTGCATCCAATGTCTCACAGGATGAGAAGACAACATTTAAAATAGATAACCTTAAAAATACATTACAACAAGCTGCAGCACACGTAGCACAATTGGAAGCAACACTATATGACCTGACAGCAGAGGAAGTGCCATTAAAAGCCGAATATTTGAAATCAAAAGAAATAGTTCATCAGAAGAAACTAGAATATAATAAGCAAGAAGCCTTATACAATAAGGATTTACAAAACTTTTCGGCGACTCTTGGGCGACTTAAACATGAGATTCAGCAGGCATCCACCAAAAAGGAAAAGTTATTAGCGAAACAGGAAAAGTTGATAACTGAACTCCAGCCATTTGACGACCAATTCTTAAAGTTTAAGGATGTTTTCACAAAACAATATGGTATTGTTCGTAATAAGTTTATACAGCTTAGACTACGGGAAGCTAATGAGCTTGAAATGGAAATAAAAGGGCTAGAACAGGATATTAGCCGTctagaagaagaatatgCTGCCTTAAATCACTTAATGCAGCCAGTGAAATTTAGTGATAGTACCCTAATTCTGAAATGA
- the ERP4 gene encoding Erp4p (Syntenic homolog of Ashbya gossypii ADR026W; Syntenic homolog of Saccharomyces cerevisiae YAL007C (ERP2) and YOR016C (ERP4)), which translates to MLPSFIVFVTLLSAFSSLGFANPNVYAPFAITLPPFSKECLYYDMIDNKDSIVISYQVLTGGNFEIDFQITDPSGKAIVEQKQKKYSDFLLKSFGLGQYSFCFTNSYGTALKRVEITLELQKQILEEAQPPEDIVANNAVEEIDRNLKKITKSLNYLRAREWRNMSTVASTKSRLVWLSILTMGVMVGISVLQSLIVQYFFKDRHRNYV; encoded by the coding sequence ATGCTACCAAGCTTCATAGTTTTTGTCACCCTGTTATCTGCATTTTCCTCATTGGGGTTCGCCAATCCCAATGTGTACGCCCCATTTGCTATTACACTACCACCGTTCTCAAAGGAATGTCTTTACTACGACATGATTGACAATAAAGATTCAATAGTGATCTCATATCAAGTCCTTACTGGTGGAAACTTTGAAATTGATTTTCAAATTACGGACCCATCTGGAAAGGCTATTGTAGAACagaaacaaaaaaagtaTTCTGATTTTCTATTGAAGTCTTTTGGATTAGGCCAATACTCCTTTTGTTTTACTAATTCATACGGTACAGCTTTGAAAAGGGTCGAGATCACTTTGGAATTGCAAAAGCAAATATTGGAGGAAGCACAACCACCCGAAGACATTGTGGCTAATAATGCAGTCGAAGAAATTGACAGAAACCTAAAAAAGATTACGAAGTCGCTAAACTACTTGAGGGCAAGAGAATGGAGAAATATGTCTACTGTTGCATCCACTAAATCTAGACTAGTGTGGTTGTCCATTTTAACTATGGGTGTCATGGTTGGCATCAGCGTTTTACAGTCCTTAATTGTCCAGTATTTCTTCAAAGATAGACATAGAAACTACGTTTGA
- a CDS encoding HDR020Wp (Syntenic homolog of Ashbya gossypii ADR024W; Syntenic homolog of Saccharomyces cerevisiae YHL021C (AIM17)), which translates to MYGNFRYSAVRTCLRSLRFVGQQIRTVTTESITREGDGRFITKERSFKKGVLNTIYDNYTTTVTYKLEEGQSEPVTVAFSNLFLRDASKSLMSVDPGSGQKLFTTGSLLLNKHSMIPNRVEIVSDGKAVKVDWSDGDSFSYSLEFLHEHSGLYPLNYISKHDPVLWDRDLMAAQIERQLYIDYDSFISSNSSKGLYRSLINLQKYGITFVNNIPEQVPGRPVYVKKIAEHIGNIYHTFYGEIFDVINKSSAENIAYTNHPLPLHMDLLYLENVPGWQLLHAIKNSFGGKESGANYFVNAFRAAKYVCETDIDAYNALKIVPINYGYFRDDKRYYQSRPLIEENDYIESNASTGLFSDLVKCVNYSPPFQKPLTFGIWDKPKDLSVITPHQKLTERFRFRDFQRGLALFEDYINSPENQYRVKLPEGTCVIFDNRKILHARTAFNGKRWLQGCYLNRDCVESKLRYLDETYGK; encoded by the coding sequence ATGTATGGAAATTTCCGTTATTCAGCTGTACGAACGTGTTTAAGAAGTCTACGATTTGTCGGTCAACAAATTAGGACGGTTACTACTGAAAGTATCACACGGGAAGGAGATGGACGTTTTATTACAAAAGAAAGGTCCTTCAAGAAAGGTGTTTTAAACACAATTTATGACAACTATACTACAACTGTTACATATAAATTAGAGGAGGGACAGAGTGAGCCAGTTACGGTGGCCTTCAGCAACTTATTTTTAAGGGACGCTTCAAAGTCTCTAATGTCAGTCGATCCGGGCTCTGGTCAAAAATTATTTACTACAGGATCTCTTTTATTAAACAAACACTCCATGATTCCCAACAGGGTGGAAATTGTGAGCGATGGCAAAGCTGTTAAAGTTGATTGGTCTGATGGCGATTCATTCTCTTACTCTTTAGAATTTTTACACGAACATTCTGGATTATACCCTTTAAACTACATATCAAAACATGACCCAGTGCTTTGGGATAGAGACCTGATGGCGGCACAGATAGAAAGGCAGCTGTACATTGATTACGATTCTTTTATATCTAGCAATTCGAGCAAGGGGCTGTATAGATCGTTGATCAACTTGCAAAAATATGGAATAACTTTTGTTAACAATATTCCTGAACAAGTCCCGGGGCGACCAGTGTATGTTAAAAAAATAGCAGAGCATATCGGTAATATATACCATACTTTTTATGGAGAAATTTTTGATGTCATCAACAAGAGTTCCGCAGAGAACATTGCCTACACAAACCATCCATTGCCGTTGCACATGGATCTTCTCTACTTAGAAAATGTTCCAGGATGGCAGCTGTTACATGCTATAAAAAATTCATTTGGAGGGAAAGAAAGCGGGGCAAATTATTTCGTTAATGCATTTCGTGCTGCGAAATATGTTTGTGAGACAGATATTGACGCATACAATGCACTAAAAATTGTTCCTATAAACTATGGGTATTTCCGTGATGACAAGCGTTACTACCAATCAAGGCCATTAATAGAGGAAAATGACTATATCGAGAGCAATGCTTCAACTGGGCTGTTTTCTGACTTAGTGAAGTGTGTGAACTATTCCCCCCCCTTTCAGAAGCCCTTAACGTTTGGTATTTGGGATAAACCAAAGGATTTATCCGTGATTACACCACATCAAAAGTTGACTGAAAGATTTAGGTTTAGGGACTTCCAAAGAGGTTTAGCACTGTTCGAGGATTACATTAATTCTCCCGAAAACCAATATCGAGTTAAGTTACCTGAGGGTACATGTGTAATTTTTGATAATCGCAAGATCTTACATGCCCGTACAGCGTTTAATGGCAAGAGGTGGCTACAAGGCTGCTATTTAAATAGAGATTGCGTTGAATCCAAGCTTCGATACCTTGATGAGACATATGGTAAGTAA
- a CDS encoding RNA-guided endonuclease InsQ/TnpB family protein (Syntenic homolog of Ashbya gossypii AGL264W; Syntenic homolog of Ashbya gossypii NOHBY714; No homolog in Saccharomyces cerevisiae; Similar to Microcystisae ruginosa transposae MAE_33580), which translates to MTILPNKKRQATLKSKLVLQQGNDLYKKPLDIPSWTSFKLIDHGQEAGDQVLIKDIKQGGSSDGTGTKDLWKPKTIRIYPTRKQREIFQLWLNATRHMYNLAVAERIRMGHEAKENGTKVKLKLKHLREVTPLKKSFDYEKYPPLMYLKQVPFLIKDNGLRDFDKDYRTNLAKSKKSLRPFKIHFKKVKDRQSMTVEKKVWGLTRGVYHDVFATNVLRSKEPLPEKLPHDSRLIKEYGKWFLVIPFEARGRMPKTDKSINAVAVDPGVRTFLTTYDSSQRVMEIGEDGYLKLQHLDRRLRSIQSELYKLRKKSPLSKDDRKRKIRNRRKVAIRLYQRKKNLANDIHRKACILLASKYNYILIPVLNFHNFKKTNRRVRANLANLKHCLFVQRLKNKAQHFENTTVIEVDEEFTTKTCSSCGVRSDIGASKIFKCDNCESVFDRDHNAAKNILLKYLGEVE; encoded by the coding sequence ATGACTATACTACCAAACAAGAAAAGACAAGCAACATTAAAAAGCAAGCTAGTCTTGCAGCAAGGCAACGACTTATATAAAAAGCCATTAGATATACCCAGCTGGACTTCGTTTAAATTAATTGATCATGGTCAGGAAGCCGGGGATCAAGTCCTCATCAAAGATATAAAGCAGGGCGGCAGCAGTGATGGTACAGGTACCAAAGATTTATGGAAGCCTAAAACAATTCGGATATACCCCACACGAAAGCAAAGGGAAATTTTTCAGTTGTGGCTAAATGCTACCCGACACATGTACAACCTGGCGGTTGCGGAACGGATACGAATGGGTCACGAAGCGAAAGAGAACGGTACAAAGGTTAAATTAAAGCTAAAACACCTGAGAGAGGTTACGCCATTAAAAAAATCCTTTGATTACGAAAAATACCCACCTCTTATGTATCTAAAGCAAGTTCCTTTTCTCATCAAGGACAATGGCTTGCGGGACTTCGATAAGGATTACAGAACGAACTTAGCCAAATCAAAAAAATCTTTGAGGCCCTTCAAGATTCATTTCAAGAAGGTGAAGGATAGACAAAGTATGACTGTTGAGAAGAAGGTATGGGGACTTACGAGAGGTGTCTATCATGATGTATTTGCTACGAATGTCCTTCGGAGCAAAGAACCATTACCTGAAAAGCTTCCGCACGATTCGCGACTCATCAAGGAATACGGGAAATGGTTTTTAGTAATTCCTTTCGAAGCTAGAGGTAGAATGCCAAAAACGGATAAATCTATTAATGCGGTAGCCGTAGATCCTGGCGTAAGAACATTCCTAACAACATATGACAGCAGTCAGCGTGTCATGGAGATTGGTGAAGATGGCTATTTGAAGTTACAACATTTAGACAGAAGGTTGCGATCAATACAATCTGAATTGTACAAACTTAGAAAGAAGTCTCCGTTGTCAAAGGATGACCGCAAGCGAAAGATAAGGAATAGGCGTAAAGTAGCCATAAGATTGTACCAACGAAAGAAAAACCTTGCTAATGACATTCACAGAAAGGCATGTATACTTCTTGCCAGCAAGTACAATTACATCTTGATCCCAGTGCTAAATTTCCACAATTTCAAGAAAACTAACCGTAGAGTTAGAGCAAATCTTGCAAATCTAAAGCACTGTCTATTTGTTCAAAGATTAAAGAATAAGGCTCAACATTTTGAAAATACAACTGTCATCGAAGTAGATGAGGAATTTACAACTAAAACATGCTCTTCCTGTGGCGTTCGCAGTGACATTGGTGCTTCTAAGATATTCAAATGCGATAACTGTGAGTCTGTTTTTGATCGGGATCACAACGCTGCTAAGAACATCCTCCTCAAATATCTAGGCGAGGTCGAGTAA